Sequence from the Corallococcus sp. EGB genome:
CCTTCACGCCCCACTTCTCCGTGGCCTCGTCCAGCACGTTGCGCAGCTTGGAGTTGACCGTCTCGCGGCTGGTCAGCGTCTGATCCAACGTGAGGCCGCCCATGACGTTGCGCAGGTTGGTCATGGTGAGCTGCTCGATGGCGAGCGCCAGGTTCTCCACCTGGTAGAGCGCCCGGCTGGGGTCGATGATCTGGTAGTAGATGACCGAGCCCACCTCCATGTTGACGTTGTCATGGGTGATGACCTGGACGGTCTCGAAGCCCATGACCTGCTCGCGCAGGTCCACCAGGGTGTTGCGCGTGAAGCGGTTGCCGGCGCGCATCTCCATGGCGCGGGGGCTGTCCATGAAGGGGATGAGGATGTTGAGGCCGCTGGAGGCCACGTGGTGGAACTTCCCCAGCCGCTCCACGACCATCACCTTGGCCTGGGGAACGATGCGCACTCCGGTGACGAGCCCGAACACGACAGCCGCGGCCGCGACGAGCAGAACAATGGTCAGTCCCATCCTGCGTTCTCCTTCTTCTTCTGACGCGCCGGTTGCAGCGCGACTTCGGGGGACGCAGACGGGCGTCGCACCCACAATTTGAGGCCTTCGATCTGCTCCACCGTGACGCGCTCGCCCTCGGGCAGGGGCCCGGACAGGGAGCGCGCCATCCACAACTCGCCGTTGATGCGCACGGTGCCTCCGGGCCCGTCCTCCAGCGCTTCGGTCACCACCGCCTCCTGGCCCAGCATCGCCTCCACGCCGGTCTTCAAATGCACGGCGTCCCGCATGAAAATGTTCTTGAAGATGGTGCGGGACGCGCCGAAGAGGATGGCGGACACCAGGGTGAAGGCGAAGAGCTGGCTGTTGAGGCCCAGGCCCGCGCCGGCCACCAGGGCGGCCATCAGCGCGCCCACGGCGAACCAGAGCGTCACGAAGCCGGAGAGCTTGATCTCCAGCACGCCCAGGGCGATCGCGGCGATGAGCCAGAGCTGCCAGGCGGTGGGGTCCATGGGGTCCTTGTTTGGCAGCCGCTTCGGTCCTCTGTCAAACCGGGCGGGCAGCTGGAATCAATCCGGAAGGAGGGTGGGGTCCGGGCAAGGACTTAAGCGGGTCCCAGCCGGGGGAAAATCAGATGCCCTCCCTGTCCATCCGTGGCGCGAGATTGTACTACGAGGACAGTGGAGGCCCTCCAGGGCCATTGTCGCTGCATCGTGTACGACCACCGTGGACAGGACCTGAGCGAGCCTCCGCCTGGCGGCTCGGTCATCGACCTGCGCACCGTGTACGAGGACGCGGTGGCGGTCATCCAGGCCCTGGGGCTGGCGCCGTGCCACTTCGTGGGCCAGTCCATGGGGCCTCGTGGGCTTGAGGGTGGCGGCGCGGCATCCGGAGCTCCTGCACTCGCTGGCGCTCCTGGCCTCATCCGCCGCGGCGGAGCTGCCACTGACGCGGGCGCGCTATCGGGTGCTGTGGCAACCCCATGCGGTCAACGCCGCGCTGGGGGATTTCCTGGGGGAGGTGGAGCGCGCCTCGCTCCAGGCTGTGGCGATGGCGGCGGCGAACCAGCCCCGGGCCTCGGGCGCGCGGCAGACCGCCTCCGATTCCTCGTCGGTCCGAGCGGGCTTCGCGGAGGCCTGCGGTTCGGAGGGCTGCACCGGCAGCACGCCACGGCAGATGCCGTATTCGCCGCAGGTGATGATCGAGCTGCCCATGGCGCAAAGCAGGGTACAGGACCGGGTGGGCTTGCACTGGACATCACAGTCGGGCGGCAGCGCGCTGGCGGTCAGCGGCGCGAGGACCTGGATGAGAGGCAATGACACACCCGGCGCCAGATGAGGTCTGGGGCGGAAAGACAACATTTGGGCGGATGCTCTTTCATTCGCGGCGGCAGCGGAATCCGTTCTGAGCCCTGACTTTGGCCGGAAGTACCTCCTGGAGGCGGTGTGGATACCGCTCCAGGAGGTGGGACGAAGGTGAATGTCAGCCCTGGGCCTGCTCGACGGGGGCGCGGCAGACGAGCTCCGCGTCATCTGCCTGCGCGGGCGCGGGCTGCTGCGCGGATGCCTGCGGCTCGGACGGGGCGACTTGCAGGAGGCCGCTGCAGATGCCGTACTCGCTGCACCGGATGATCTCGCCGCCGTTGTCGCAGAGCAGGCCGCAGGAGCTGGTGGGCTTGCACTGCT
This genomic interval carries:
- a CDS encoding NfeD family protein — encoded protein: MDPTAWQLWLIAAIALGVLEIKLSGFVTLWFAVGALMAALVAGAGLGLNSQLFAFTLVSAILFGASRTIFKNIFMRDAVHLKTGVEAMLGQEAVVTEALEDGPGGTVRINGELWMARSLSGPLPEGERVTVEQIEGLKLWVRRPSASPEVALQPARQKKKENAGWD